One Halichoerus grypus chromosome 1, mHalGry1.hap1.1, whole genome shotgun sequence genomic region harbors:
- the PLPPR2 gene encoding phospholipid phosphatase-related protein type 2 isoform X1, translating to MAGGRPQSKRSFSIIPCFVFVESVLLGIVVLLAYRLEFTDTFPVHTQGFFCYDSTYAKPYPGPEAASRVPPALIYALVTAGPTLTILLGELARAFFPAPPSAIPIIGESTIVSGACCRFSPPLRRLVRFLGVYSFGLFTTTIFANAGQVVTGNPTPHFLSVCRPNYTALGCPPPSPDRPGPDRFVTDQGACAGSPSLVAAARRAFPCKDAALCAYAVTYTAMYVTLVFRVKGSRLVKPSLCLALLCPAFLVGVVRVAEYRNHWSDVLAGFLTGAAIATFLVTCVVHNFQSRRPSGRRLSPWEDLGQAPTMDSPLEKLSVAQEPEACRPHSTPARLTPSKSQNCARRGHLIPSCVSSRAPAMCSSPRVPRPRLRSEPTPLPLPLPLPAPTPSQGPSPSSPGPGGPGGGGGRGRKLLLPTPLLRDLYTLSGLYPSPFHRDNFSPYLFASRDHLL from the exons ATGGCAGGAGGGAGACCCCAGTCGAAGAGGAGTTTCTCCATCATTCCCTGCTTTGTCTTCGTGGAG TCAGTGCTTCTGGGCATCGTGGTCCTGCTTGCTTACCGCCTGGAGTTCACGGACACCTTCCCCGTACACACCCAGGGGTTCTTCTGCTATGACAGTACCTATGCCAAGCCTTACCCAGGGCCTGAGGCTGCCAGCCGAGTGCCTCCTGCACTGATCTATGCCCTGGTCACTGCTGGGCCCACCCTCACG ATCCTGCTGGGGGAGCTGGCGCGTGCCTTTTTCCCCGCGCCACCCTCAGCCATCCCCATCATCGGGGAGAGCACCATCGTGTCTGGGGCCTGCTGCCGCTTCAGCCCCCCACTGCGGAGGCTGGTCCGCTTCCTGG gggtcTACTCCTTCGGCCTCTTCACCACCACCATCTTCGCTAATGCGGGGCAGGTGGTGACTGGCAACCCTACGCCGCACTTCCTGTCCGTGTGCCGCCCCAACTACACGGCCCTGGGCTGCCCACCGCCCTCGCCCGACAGGCCAGGACCCGACCGCTTCGTCACCGACCAGGGTGCCTGTGCCGGCAGCCCCAGCCTGGTGGCCGCTGCGCGCCGTGCCTTCCCCTGCAAGGATGCTGCCCTATGCGCCTATGCAGTCACCTACACAGCG ATGTACGTGACTCTCGTGTTCCGCGTGAAGGGCTCCCGCCTGGTCAAACCCTCGCTCTGCCTGGCCCTGCTGTGCCCCGCCTTCCTGGTGGGCGTGGTCCGCGTGGCCGAGTACCGCAACCACTGGTCCGACGTGCTGGCGGGCTTCCTGACAGGCGCAGCCATCGCAACTTTTCTG GTCACCTGTGTCGTACACAACTTCCAGAGCCGGCGGCCCTCTGGCCGAAGGCTCTCCCCCTGGGAGGACCTGGGCCAAGCCCCCACCATGGACAGCCCCCTCGAAAAGTTAAGTGTGGCCCAG GAACCCGAAGCCTGCAGGCCGCATTCGACACCGGCACGGCTCACCCCATCCA AGTCGCAGAACTGTGCCCGCCGTGGCCACCTGATCCCCAGCTGCGTGTCCTCCAGGGCTCCAGCCATGTGTTCGTCGCCCCGTGTGCCCCGTCCTCGATTGAGGTCTGAGCCGacgcccctgcccctgcccctgcccctgccagcaccaacccccagccagggcccctcaccctcctcccctgggcctgGGGGGCCGGGTGGGGGTGGCGGACGTGGTCGGAAGTTGCTGCTGCCCACGCCCCTGCTTCGGGACCTGTACACCCTTAGCGGACTCTATCCCTCCCCCTTCCACCGGGACAACTTCAGCCCTTACCTGTTTGCCAGCCGTGACCACCTGTTGTGA
- the PLPPR2 gene encoding phospholipid phosphatase-related protein type 2 isoform X2 gives MAGGRPQSKRSFSIIPCFVFVESVLLGIVVLLAYRLEFTDTFPVHTQGFFCYDSTYAKPYPGPEAASRVPPALIYALVTAGPTLTILLGELARAFFPAPPSAIPIIGESTIVSGACCRFSPPLRRLVRFLGVYSFGLFTTTIFANAGQVVTGNPTPHFLSVCRPNYTALGCPPPSPDRPGPDRFVTDQGACAGSPSLVAAARRAFPCKDAALCAYAVTYTAMYVTLVFRVKGSRLVKPSLCLALLCPAFLVGVVRVAEYRNHWSDVLAGFLTGAAIATFLVTCVVHNFQSRRPSGRRLSPWEDLGQAPTMDSPLEKNPKPAGRIRHRHGSPHPSRRTVPAVAT, from the exons ATGGCAGGAGGGAGACCCCAGTCGAAGAGGAGTTTCTCCATCATTCCCTGCTTTGTCTTCGTGGAG TCAGTGCTTCTGGGCATCGTGGTCCTGCTTGCTTACCGCCTGGAGTTCACGGACACCTTCCCCGTACACACCCAGGGGTTCTTCTGCTATGACAGTACCTATGCCAAGCCTTACCCAGGGCCTGAGGCTGCCAGCCGAGTGCCTCCTGCACTGATCTATGCCCTGGTCACTGCTGGGCCCACCCTCACG ATCCTGCTGGGGGAGCTGGCGCGTGCCTTTTTCCCCGCGCCACCCTCAGCCATCCCCATCATCGGGGAGAGCACCATCGTGTCTGGGGCCTGCTGCCGCTTCAGCCCCCCACTGCGGAGGCTGGTCCGCTTCCTGG gggtcTACTCCTTCGGCCTCTTCACCACCACCATCTTCGCTAATGCGGGGCAGGTGGTGACTGGCAACCCTACGCCGCACTTCCTGTCCGTGTGCCGCCCCAACTACACGGCCCTGGGCTGCCCACCGCCCTCGCCCGACAGGCCAGGACCCGACCGCTTCGTCACCGACCAGGGTGCCTGTGCCGGCAGCCCCAGCCTGGTGGCCGCTGCGCGCCGTGCCTTCCCCTGCAAGGATGCTGCCCTATGCGCCTATGCAGTCACCTACACAGCG ATGTACGTGACTCTCGTGTTCCGCGTGAAGGGCTCCCGCCTGGTCAAACCCTCGCTCTGCCTGGCCCTGCTGTGCCCCGCCTTCCTGGTGGGCGTGGTCCGCGTGGCCGAGTACCGCAACCACTGGTCCGACGTGCTGGCGGGCTTCCTGACAGGCGCAGCCATCGCAACTTTTCTG GTCACCTGTGTCGTACACAACTTCCAGAGCCGGCGGCCCTCTGGCCGAAGGCTCTCCCCCTGGGAGGACCTGGGCCAAGCCCCCACCATGGACAGCCCCCTCGAAAA GAACCCGAAGCCTGCAGGCCGCATTCGACACCGGCACGGCTCACCCCATCCA AGTCGCAGAACTGTGCCCGCCGTGGCCACCTGA